Proteins encoded together in one Bradyrhizobium sp. CB82 window:
- a CDS encoding D-amino-acid transaminase, giving the protein MDSIAYVNGSFVPLSDAKISVLDRGFLFADGIYEVAAVLDGKLVDNASHLARLERSVGEIKLKLPETVERITEIQKELVARNKLANGLVYLEVTRGADTGRDFAFPKGDVKPTLVMFTSEKDIINAASAKTGINVITVPDIRWERRDIKSVALLAQVLAKQAAAEAGAGEAWMLEDGFVTEGGSSSAFILTQDDVIVTRQNSNSILPGCTRKAVVALAEERQLRVEERAFTVTEALAAKEAFITSASLFVQPVVAIDGKQVGGGKPGPMAARLREIYVEFAKATGV; this is encoded by the coding sequence GTGGACTCGATCGCCTATGTCAACGGCTCATTCGTCCCGCTCTCGGACGCCAAAATCTCGGTCCTCGATCGCGGCTTCCTGTTCGCGGACGGCATCTACGAAGTCGCGGCGGTGCTTGACGGGAAGCTGGTCGACAATGCTTCGCATCTTGCCCGGCTCGAACGCTCGGTCGGCGAGATCAAGCTGAAGCTGCCGGAGACGGTCGAGCGCATCACCGAGATCCAGAAGGAGCTCGTCGCGCGCAACAAGCTCGCCAATGGTCTGGTCTATCTCGAAGTGACGCGCGGCGCCGACACGGGGCGCGACTTCGCTTTCCCCAAGGGCGACGTCAAGCCGACGCTGGTCATGTTTACGTCCGAGAAGGACATCATCAACGCGGCCTCGGCCAAGACCGGCATCAACGTCATCACGGTGCCCGACATCCGCTGGGAACGGCGCGACATCAAGAGCGTGGCGCTGCTTGCGCAGGTCTTGGCCAAGCAGGCCGCGGCCGAAGCCGGCGCGGGCGAAGCGTGGATGCTCGAGGACGGTTTTGTCACTGAAGGCGGCTCGTCGTCGGCATTCATCCTGACGCAGGACGACGTCATCGTGACCCGGCAGAATTCGAATTCCATTTTGCCGGGTTGCACCCGCAAGGCCGTGGTGGCGCTTGCCGAAGAACGCCAGCTCCGGGTCGAGGAGCGCGCCTTCACGGTCACTGAGGCGCTCGCCGCCAAGGAAGCTTTCATCACCTCCGCCTCGCTGTTCGTGCAGCCGGTGGTGGCGATCGACGGCAAGCAGGTCGGCGGCGGCAAGCCCGGCCCGATGGCGGCGCGCCTGCGCGAGATCTACGTGGAGTTCGCGAAGGCGACGGGGGTGTAG
- a CDS encoding HlyD family secretion protein, with the protein MSNVAYVTEPTAKIGLRPSRQAIKRAAIALALMLGVAAAGDFGYDYLTTGRYLESTDDAYVKADSTIIAPKVSGYIAQVLVGDNEKVRAGQVLARIDERDFKAALDQARADVAAGEASVRNLDAQIELQQPIIEQSMADVAAAEANLKFAQEERARYAELMKSGSGTIQRAQQTDAALRASDAQLQHAKSGLSAAQRKVDVLTTERAKAVAQLERARAVAEQASLNLSYTQITAPVDGTVGARSLRVGQLVQAGTQLMAVVPLDAVYVVANFKETQLTHVRAGQPVQLHVDSFRNQTLHGRVDSLSPASGLEFALLPPDNATGNFTKIVQRVPVKIVLDDHSLSGLLRPGMSAVPTVNTKQAVLAGQETGTRVIGHVAGGG; encoded by the coding sequence ATGTCGAACGTCGCTTATGTCACTGAACCCACTGCCAAAATCGGCCTTCGCCCGTCGCGCCAGGCAATCAAGCGGGCAGCCATCGCGCTCGCCCTGATGCTCGGCGTCGCGGCAGCGGGCGATTTTGGCTACGACTACCTGACCACCGGGCGCTATCTCGAATCCACTGATGACGCCTATGTGAAGGCGGACTCCACGATCATCGCGCCAAAGGTCTCCGGCTACATCGCCCAGGTGCTGGTCGGCGACAATGAGAAGGTTCGGGCGGGCCAGGTGCTGGCGCGAATCGACGAGCGCGACTTCAAGGCTGCGCTCGACCAGGCCCGCGCCGACGTTGCCGCCGGCGAGGCCTCGGTGCGAAATCTCGATGCACAGATCGAGCTGCAACAGCCAATCATCGAACAGAGCATGGCGGATGTCGCTGCGGCAGAGGCCAATCTGAAATTCGCGCAGGAGGAGCGCGCGCGTTACGCCGAGCTGATGAAGTCGGGTTCCGGTACGATCCAGCGCGCACAGCAGACCGACGCCGCGCTCCGCGCCAGCGACGCGCAATTGCAGCACGCGAAATCAGGCCTCTCAGCCGCGCAGCGCAAGGTCGACGTGCTCACCACCGAGCGCGCCAAGGCCGTGGCACAGCTCGAACGCGCCCGTGCCGTCGCGGAGCAGGCCTCGCTCAATCTCTCCTACACCCAAATCACCGCACCGGTGGACGGCACGGTCGGCGCCCGTTCGCTACGGGTTGGCCAGCTCGTGCAAGCCGGCACGCAGTTGATGGCGGTCGTGCCGCTGGACGCGGTCTATGTCGTCGCTAACTTCAAGGAGACGCAGCTCACCCATGTGCGCGCCGGTCAGCCGGTGCAACTGCACGTCGATAGTTTTCGCAATCAGACGCTGCACGGCCGTGTCGACAGCCTGTCGCCGGCGAGCGGTCTGGAATTCGCGCTGCTGCCGCCTGACAACGCCACCGGCAATTTCACCAAGATCGTGCAGCGCGTGCCGGTGAAGATCGTGCTCGACGATCACAGTTTGAGCGGCCTGCTACGCCCCGGCATGTCGGCGGTGCCGACCGTCAACACCAAGCAGGCCGTGCTGGCTGGGCAAGAAACGGGCACGCGCGTCATCGGCCACGTGGCAGGCGGCGGCTAA
- a CDS encoding MDR family MFS transporter, which produces MSTLQPALNTASAASIPAPAAPATSAASARTWIAVIGATLGAFMAVLNIQIVNASLADIQGAIGAGIDDGGWISTSYLIAEIVVIPLSGWLAQVFSIRVYLLTNAILFLVLSAACALAQDLPQMIVLRAVQGFTGGVLIPMAFTLIITLLPRAKQAVGLALFALSATFAPAIGPTIGGYLTENLGWQYIFYVNLVPGAVMVGMLWYALEPKPMKLALLRDGDWAGIITMAIGLSALQTVLEEGNKDDWFGSPFIVKLSVIATVALTAFLIIELTVEKPLLNLRLLVRRNFGFGMLANFLLGVALYGSVFILPQYLARIQGYNAEQIGMVLAWTGLPQLVLIPLVPRLMQRFDARIIIGIGFVLFAGSNFMNVYMTSDYAADQLMWPNIVRAIGQALVMAPLSAVATAGIEPENAGSASGLFNMMRNLGGAVGIALLQTVLTKREQYHSNVLTQSVSVFEQATRTRLEQLTQYFVNHGVVDRADAAHRAYVAIGHVVQKQAFILAFSDTFYLLGAALIVALIASLFLKQPGHVSAGGAH; this is translated from the coding sequence ATGAGCACGCTCCAACCCGCCCTGAACACCGCTTCCGCCGCATCCATTCCGGCTCCGGCTGCGCCCGCCACGTCCGCGGCTTCCGCAAGAACCTGGATCGCTGTGATTGGCGCAACCCTCGGCGCCTTCATGGCAGTGCTGAACATCCAGATCGTCAACGCTTCGCTTGCCGACATCCAGGGCGCGATCGGCGCCGGCATCGACGACGGCGGCTGGATCTCGACCTCCTATCTGATCGCGGAGATCGTCGTGATCCCACTCTCCGGCTGGCTCGCGCAGGTGTTCTCAATCCGCGTCTATCTGCTGACCAACGCGATCCTGTTCCTGGTTCTCTCGGCGGCCTGCGCTCTAGCACAGGACCTGCCGCAGATGATCGTGCTGCGCGCAGTGCAAGGCTTTACCGGCGGCGTTCTGATCCCAATGGCCTTCACGCTCATCATCACGCTGCTGCCGCGCGCCAAGCAGGCGGTGGGCCTTGCGCTGTTCGCGCTGTCGGCGACGTTTGCCCCTGCGATCGGCCCGACCATCGGCGGCTATCTCACCGAGAACCTTGGCTGGCAGTACATCTTCTACGTCAACCTGGTGCCGGGCGCGGTCATGGTCGGCATGCTCTGGTACGCGCTGGAACCGAAGCCCATGAAGCTCGCGCTGCTGCGCGACGGCGACTGGGCCGGCATCATCACCATGGCGATCGGCCTGTCCGCGCTTCAGACCGTGCTGGAGGAAGGCAACAAGGACGACTGGTTCGGCTCGCCCTTCATCGTCAAGCTGTCCGTCATCGCCACCGTCGCGCTGACCGCGTTCCTCATCATCGAGTTGACCGTCGAGAAGCCGCTGCTCAATCTGCGCCTCCTGGTCCGCCGCAATTTCGGCTTCGGCATGCTCGCGAATTTCCTGCTCGGCGTCGCGCTCTACGGTTCCGTGTTCATCCTGCCGCAATATTTGGCACGCATTCAGGGCTATAATGCCGAGCAGATCGGCATGGTGCTGGCCTGGACCGGGCTGCCGCAGCTCGTGCTGATTCCGCTGGTGCCGCGCCTGATGCAGCGTTTCGATGCGCGGATCATCATCGGCATCGGCTTCGTGCTGTTTGCAGGCTCGAACTTCATGAACGTCTATATGACCAGCGACTATGCCGCCGATCAGCTGATGTGGCCCAACATCGTCCGCGCGATCGGCCAGGCGCTGGTGATGGCGCCGCTGTCGGCCGTCGCCACCGCCGGCATCGAGCCGGAGAATGCGGGCTCGGCCTCGGGCCTGTTCAACATGATGCGCAATCTCGGCGGCGCCGTCGGCATCGCGCTGTTGCAGACCGTGTTGACCAAGCGCGAGCAATATCACTCCAATGTGCTGACGCAGTCGGTGTCGGTGTTCGAGCAGGCGACCCGCACGCGGCTGGAGCAGCTAACCCAGTATTTCGTCAATCACGGCGTCGTCGACCGCGCCGACGCGGCGCATCGCGCCTACGTTGCGATCGGCCATGTCGTGCAGAAGCAGGCCTTCATCCTCGCCTTCAGCGACACCTTCTATTTGCTCGGCGCGGCCCTGATCGTCGCCTTGATCGCGTCCCTCTTCCTGAAGCAGCCCGGCCATGTTTCGGCGGGCGGAGCCCACTGA
- a CDS encoding amino acid ABC transporter ATP-binding protein: MIEISHVDKWYSASFQVLKDCTTSVAKGEVVVVCGPSGSGKSTLIKCVNALEPFQKGDIVVDGTKVNDPKTDLPKLRARVGMVFQHFELFPHLKIIDNLCLAQEKVIGRAHDKAVTKGMQLLERVGLKEQAHKFPAQLSGGQQQRVAIARALAMDPIAMLFDEPTSALDPEMISEVLDVMVDLAREGMTMMVVTHEMGFARKVANRVIFMDRGEIVEDAPKDDFFGKPRSDRAQKFLSKILSH, encoded by the coding sequence ATGATCGAGATCAGTCACGTCGACAAATGGTACAGCGCCTCGTTTCAGGTGCTGAAGGATTGCACCACCAGTGTCGCCAAGGGCGAGGTGGTAGTGGTATGCGGCCCCTCGGGCTCGGGCAAATCCACGCTGATCAAATGCGTCAACGCGCTGGAGCCGTTCCAGAAGGGCGACATCGTCGTCGACGGCACCAAGGTCAACGATCCCAAGACCGATCTGCCGAAGCTGCGCGCGCGGGTCGGCATGGTGTTCCAGCATTTCGAGCTGTTCCCGCATCTCAAGATCATCGACAATCTCTGCCTCGCGCAGGAGAAGGTGATCGGGCGTGCGCACGACAAGGCGGTGACGAAGGGCATGCAGCTCCTGGAACGTGTCGGGTTGAAAGAGCAGGCGCATAAGTTTCCGGCGCAGCTCTCCGGCGGTCAGCAGCAGCGCGTCGCGATTGCGCGCGCGCTCGCGATGGACCCGATCGCCATGCTGTTCGACGAGCCGACCTCCGCGCTCGATCCCGAGATGATCAGCGAGGTGCTGGACGTCATGGTCGACCTCGCCCGCGAAGGCATGACCATGATGGTCGTGACCCACGAAATGGGCTTTGCCCGCAAGGTCGCCAACCGCGTGATCTTCATGGACCGCGGCGAGATCGTCGAGGATGCCCCGAAGGACGACTTCTTCGGCAAGCCCAGAAGCGACCGCGCGCAGAAGTTCTTGTCGAAGATTCTGTCGCACTAA
- a CDS encoding LysR family transcriptional regulator, with protein sequence MDRFTSLTAFVRVVENGGFSAAARRLNMSTTMVSNHVQALEDRLGVRLLNRTTRKVSLTEIGQAYYDRSTQILADLEQADDIAGALQSTPRGTLRVHTATHMVPFVAPVVAEFLSAYSEVKVDLRMGEANVDLIEEGYDIALRMTSPPDSSLIVRSLATWRHVLCCSHDYLDKHGRVQQLDELAGHNCGRHLNYPFGDEWRFLDRKGTPASVRISGSLITNSGEALREVALAGAAVCLMAGFLISDDLEAGRLVRLLPEYRTVELSMNAVYPHRHHLSAKVRTFLDMLVHHSAEQQKLINPYS encoded by the coding sequence ATGGACCGCTTCACCAGCCTCACGGCCTTCGTCCGGGTGGTCGAAAACGGCGGATTCTCCGCCGCCGCCCGCCGCCTCAACATGTCGACGACCATGGTGAGCAACCACGTCCAGGCGCTGGAGGACCGGCTCGGCGTGCGTCTCCTCAACCGCACGACGCGGAAAGTGAGCCTCACCGAAATCGGCCAGGCCTATTACGACCGCTCGACCCAGATCCTCGCCGACCTCGAACAGGCCGACGACATCGCCGGCGCGCTGCAATCGACGCCGCGCGGCACGCTCCGCGTCCACACCGCCACCCACATGGTGCCGTTCGTCGCGCCGGTGGTGGCCGAATTCCTGTCGGCTTATTCGGAGGTGAAGGTCGACCTGCGCATGGGCGAGGCCAATGTCGACCTGATCGAGGAGGGCTATGACATCGCCTTGCGCATGACCTCGCCACCGGATTCAAGCCTGATCGTGCGAAGCCTCGCGACCTGGCGGCACGTGCTGTGCTGTTCGCACGACTATCTCGACAAGCATGGACGCGTGCAGCAGCTCGATGAACTCGCCGGGCACAATTGCGGTCGTCATCTGAACTATCCGTTCGGCGACGAATGGCGCTTCCTCGATCGGAAGGGAACGCCGGCATCGGTGCGCATCTCAGGCAGCCTCATCACCAACAGCGGGGAGGCGTTGCGCGAAGTGGCGCTGGCGGGCGCTGCGGTCTGCCTGATGGCCGGATTTCTGATCAGTGACGACCTCGAAGCCGGCCGTCTGGTACGGCTGCTGCCTGAATACCGAACGGTCGAACTCTCGATGAATGCGGTCTATCCGCATCGGCACCATTTGTCGGCGAAGGTCAGAACCTTCCTCGACATGCTGGTGCATCACAGTGCAGAGCAGCAAAAGCTGATCAACCCCTACTCCTAA
- a CDS encoding carboxymuconolactone decarboxylase family protein: protein MKPRMNFYQAAPETIKALTALETHIQSTGLEKSLIELVKIRASQINGCAFCINMHTEDARKRGETEQRIYLLNAWRESPLYTDRERAALAWTESVTLISQTHAPDFVYEQVRGQFSEEETVNLTMLIGAINAWNRIAIAFRAVHPVKVKTSVA, encoded by the coding sequence ATGAAGCCGCGCATGAATTTCTACCAGGCCGCCCCCGAGACCATCAAGGCGTTGACCGCGCTGGAAACTCACATCCAGTCAACGGGCCTGGAAAAATCGCTGATCGAGCTCGTCAAGATCCGCGCATCGCAAATCAACGGCTGCGCCTTTTGCATCAACATGCACACCGAGGACGCGCGCAAGCGCGGCGAGACTGAGCAGCGCATCTACCTGCTCAACGCCTGGCGCGAATCCCCGCTCTATACCGACCGCGAACGCGCGGCATTGGCCTGGACCGAGTCGGTGACGCTGATCTCGCAAACGCATGCGCCCGACTTCGTCTACGAGCAGGTGCGCGGGCAATTCTCCGAGGAGGAGACGGTCAACCTGACGATGCTGATCGGGGCCATCAATGCGTGGAACAGGATCGCGATCGCGTTCCGGGCAGTTCATCCTGTGAAGGTGAAAACGTCGGTGGCGTGA
- a CDS encoding amino acid ABC transporter permease: MNYNWNWGIFFQPNPMGTGTYLDMLLSGLVLTLETAVLAWIIALITGSIVGVMRTLPSKAANWFGFCWVEFFRNMPLLVQLFLWYFVLPEMLPKAAGLWLKQLPNAPFWTASIGVGLFMSARVAVQLQAGIGSLPRGQKMAATALGLTTVQGYRYVLLPMAFRIILPPLTSEFLNTIKNTAVAITIGLLELTGQARSMQEFSFQVFEAFTAATILYLLVNAVVVTAMRFLERWVAIPGYITGK, encoded by the coding sequence GTGAACTATAATTGGAACTGGGGAATTTTCTTCCAGCCGAACCCGATGGGTACCGGTACCTATCTCGACATGCTGTTGTCGGGTTTGGTGCTGACGCTCGAGACCGCGGTGCTGGCCTGGATCATCGCATTGATCACCGGCTCGATCGTCGGCGTCATGCGCACGCTGCCGTCGAAGGCCGCCAACTGGTTCGGCTTCTGCTGGGTCGAGTTCTTCCGCAACATGCCGCTCTTGGTGCAGCTCTTCCTGTGGTACTTCGTGCTGCCGGAAATGCTGCCGAAGGCCGCCGGCCTGTGGCTGAAGCAACTGCCGAACGCGCCGTTCTGGACGGCGTCGATCGGCGTCGGCCTGTTCATGTCGGCCCGCGTCGCTGTGCAGTTGCAGGCGGGTATCGGCTCGCTGCCGCGCGGGCAGAAGATGGCGGCGACCGCGCTCGGTCTGACGACCGTGCAGGGCTATCGCTACGTGCTGCTGCCGATGGCTTTCCGCATCATCCTGCCGCCGCTGACCTCGGAGTTCCTGAACACCATCAAGAACACCGCGGTCGCCATCACCATCGGCCTGCTGGAACTGACCGGACAGGCGCGCTCGATGCAGGAGTTCTCGTTCCAGGTGTTCGAGGCCTTCACGGCCGCGACCATCCTCTATCTCCTCGTCAACGCCGTGGTCGTGACCGCGATGCGCTTCCTCGAGCGCTGGGTCGCGATCCCCGGCTACATCACGGGGAAATAG
- a CDS encoding ABC transporter permease subunit (The N-terminal region of this protein, as described by TIGR01726, is a three transmembrane segment that identifies a subfamily of ABC transporter permease subunits, which specificities that include histidine, arginine, glutamine, glutamate, L-cystine (sic), the opines (in Agrobacterium) octopine and nopaline, etc.), translating into MLGSFDFDVIRRALPYLFYEGMTFTLMLTGLAALGGLIFGTAIALMRLSGYRLLGRIAGLYVDFMRSLPLVLVIFWFYFLVPYIGQWLTGAPRPIKVGAFASSLITFIMFEAAYFSEIMRAGIQSISRGQPAAASALGLTYGQTMRYVVLPQAFRNMLPVLITQTIVLFQDTSLVYVLSITDFLGAASKVAQRDGRLVEMYLFAAVVYFTISCIASFGVRRLQSRIAIIR; encoded by the coding sequence ATGCTCGGCAGTTTCGATTTCGACGTCATCCGCCGCGCGCTGCCATACCTGTTCTATGAGGGCATGACGTTCACGCTGATGCTCACGGGGCTCGCCGCGCTCGGGGGCCTGATCTTCGGCACGGCGATCGCATTGATGCGGCTGTCAGGCTACAGGCTGCTCGGCCGCATCGCCGGGCTCTATGTCGACTTCATGCGCTCGCTGCCGCTGGTGCTCGTCATCTTCTGGTTCTACTTCCTGGTGCCCTATATCGGGCAGTGGCTGACCGGCGCGCCGCGGCCGATCAAGGTCGGCGCGTTCGCTTCCTCGCTCATCACCTTCATCATGTTCGAGGCGGCCTATTTCTCCGAGATCATGCGCGCCGGCATCCAGTCGATCTCGCGCGGGCAGCCGGCCGCGGCGAGCGCGCTCGGCCTGACCTACGGGCAGACCATGCGCTATGTCGTGCTGCCGCAGGCCTTCCGCAACATGCTGCCGGTGCTGATCACGCAAACCATCGTGCTGTTCCAGGACACCTCGCTGGTCTACGTGCTGTCGATCACGGATTTCCTGGGCGCCGCCAGCAAGGTCGCGCAGCGCGACGGGCGTCTCGTCGAGATGTACCTGTTCGCGGCCGTCGTCTACTTCACCATTTCCTGCATCGCGTCCTTCGGCGTTCGCCGCCTCCAGTCGCGCATCGCCATCATCCGCTAG